Proteins from a genomic interval of Sphingomonas sp. Y38-1Y:
- the chrA gene encoding chromate efflux transporter: MADARPPVLTLPQLFWRFLRFGFNAFGGPVAQIAMIREALVERERWIEPARFNRLLGVMQVLPGPEAHELCVHMGMLARGRIGGLLAGLGFMLPGLVLMMVAAAAYTALVEGRAGFEGVLLGVQAAVLAVIVRAVWRIGRHVLAERVAVGLALIAFAATLAGVPFWLLLIAAGLASALATRVAAVLMPVALAAIAGLWLPGVGPGPAPSAASAASLAALFVAGLKGGLLTFGGAYTAIPYVRADTVGRGWLSDGAFLDGVAVAGLLPAPLVIFATFAGYVAGGPAGALAITAGMFLPAFAFSMIFFERLEAVVADPRLHRTLDGVAAAVVGIIAATVVDLAIGTATRTPAPVATAAIFAVAAVAAWRLKGSWVTPALVAGGAAIGSLAIR, encoded by the coding sequence ATGGCCGACGCACGCCCCCCCGTCCTGACCCTACCCCAATTGTTCTGGCGCTTCCTGCGCTTCGGCTTCAACGCCTTCGGTGGCCCCGTCGCGCAGATCGCCATGATCCGGGAGGCGCTGGTCGAGCGTGAGCGCTGGATCGAGCCCGCGCGCTTCAATCGCCTGCTCGGCGTGATGCAGGTGCTGCCGGGGCCGGAGGCGCATGAATTGTGCGTCCATATGGGGATGCTCGCACGCGGTCGGATCGGCGGGCTGCTCGCGGGGCTCGGCTTCATGCTGCCGGGTCTCGTGCTGATGATGGTGGCCGCGGCGGCTTATACCGCGTTGGTGGAGGGGCGCGCGGGGTTTGAGGGCGTGCTGCTCGGCGTGCAGGCCGCGGTGCTGGCGGTGATCGTGCGCGCGGTGTGGCGGATCGGGCGCCATGTGCTGGCGGAGCGGGTGGCGGTGGGGCTTGCGCTGATCGCCTTCGCCGCGACGCTGGCGGGCGTGCCCTTCTGGCTGCTGCTAATCGCCGCCGGTCTCGCGAGCGCCCTGGCGACGCGCGTAGCGGCGGTGCTGATGCCCGTGGCGCTGGCCGCGATCGCCGGCCTGTGGTTGCCCGGCGTCGGGCCGGGACCTGCTCCATCGGCGGCGAGCGCGGCAAGCCTCGCCGCGCTGTTCGTCGCCGGGCTGAAGGGCGGGCTGCTCACCTTCGGCGGCGCTTACACCGCCATCCCCTATGTCCGCGCCGACACGGTGGGACGCGGGTGGCTGAGCGACGGCGCCTTTCTCGACGGCGTGGCGGTGGCGGGGTTGCTGCCCGCGCCGCTCGTCATCTTCGCCACCTTCGCGGGCTATGTCGCCGGCGGGCCGGCGGGTGCGCTGGCGATCACCGCGGGCATGTTCCTTCCCGCCTTCGCCTTCTCGATGATCTTCTTCGAGCGGCTGGAGGCGGTGGTCGCCGATCCGCGCCTCCACCGCACGCTCGACGGCGTCGCCGCGGCGGTCGTCGGGATCATCGCCGCCACCGTCGTCGACCTTGCGATCGGTACCGCGACACGCACCCCCGCGCCGGTCGCCACGGCCGCGATCTTCGCCGTGGCAGCGGTGGCGGCGTGGCGGCTCAAGGGCAGCTGGGTAACGCCGGCGCTGGTCGCGGGAGGCGCGGCGATCGGCTCGCTGGCGATCCGCTGA
- a CDS encoding LOG family protein produces the protein MSDTRVPDRVFRRAEQDAETARTGTTTPQTEHPAYRLAFQDLDFLLREDLRPVRFQLELLKPQLLLDEANIASLFVMYGSARIPEPDKAPALLELAGDGPGRKVAERLAEKAKYYEVARELARLASDFPRDEAGKRHFVVCSGGGPSIMEAANRGATDVGAESVGLNIVLPHEQAPNAYVTPSLSMQFHYFALRKMHFLLRARAVAVFPGGFGTFDEAFELLTLMQTGKIERIPVLFYGREFWERVVSFEALCEEGVIGPKDLDLITWVESAEEGWDIVRRFWREKEAAAG, from the coding sequence ATGAGTGATACACGAGTTCCCGATCGGGTCTTTCGCCGTGCCGAGCAGGATGCCGAAACCGCTCGCACCGGCACGACGACGCCGCAGACCGAGCATCCCGCCTATCGCCTCGCGTTCCAGGATCTCGACTTCCTGCTGCGCGAGGATCTGCGGCCGGTGCGCTTTCAGCTCGAGCTGTTGAAGCCGCAGTTGCTGCTCGACGAGGCGAATATCGCCTCGCTGTTCGTCATGTACGGATCGGCGCGCATCCCCGAGCCCGACAAGGCGCCGGCGCTGCTGGAACTCGCGGGCGACGGCCCCGGCCGCAAGGTCGCCGAGCGGCTGGCCGAGAAGGCCAAATATTACGAGGTCGCGCGCGAGCTGGCGCGGCTGGCGAGCGACTTTCCGCGCGACGAGGCGGGCAAGCGGCACTTCGTCGTCTGTTCGGGCGGCGGCCCTTCGATCATGGAGGCGGCGAACCGCGGCGCGACCGACGTCGGCGCCGAATCGGTCGGGCTCAACATCGTGCTGCCGCACGAACAGGCGCCCAACGCCTATGTGACGCCGTCACTGTCGATGCAGTTCCACTATTTCGCGCTTCGCAAGATGCACTTCCTGCTGCGCGCGCGGGCGGTGGCGGTGTTCCCCGGCGGCTTCGGCACGTTCGACGAGGCGTTCGAGCTTTTGACGCTGATGCAGACGGGCAAGATCGAGCGTATCCCCGTCCTCTTCTATGGCCGCGAGTTCTGGGAGCGCGTCGTCAGCTTCGAGGCGTTGTGCGAGGAAGGGGTGATCGGCCCCAAGGACCTCGACCTCATCACCTGGGTCGAGAGCGCGGAGGAAGGCTGGGACATCGTCCGCCGGTTCTGGCGCGAGAAGGAAGCGGCGGCCGGGTGA
- a CDS encoding extensin family protein, producing MRFGWIGLAGLAPLLLLGCVSGDDRPEPRRPAAKTARKPRPAPRAPEPPTAETRQCLADLDADRVDYRTLPTQDFGGGCVVVGAVQLLDIGVPVSGLKSMRCPLARNFSNWVRYGVAPAAKQMLGSDLVRIESYGTFNCRPIAGSGRLSEHGRANAVDIAVFVLADGRRVSVLNGWQGADDQRRFLRTVFKSACRRFTTALGPEYNSAHANHFHLDMGGRPLCR from the coding sequence ATGCGTTTCGGTTGGATCGGTCTCGCGGGCCTCGCGCCGCTCCTGCTTCTCGGCTGCGTGTCGGGCGACGATCGGCCCGAGCCGCGGCGCCCGGCGGCGAAGACAGCGCGCAAGCCGCGGCCGGCGCCCCGCGCGCCGGAGCCGCCAACGGCGGAAACGCGCCAGTGCCTTGCCGATCTCGACGCCGACCGCGTCGATTACCGCACGCTGCCGACCCAGGATTTCGGCGGCGGCTGCGTCGTCGTCGGCGCGGTGCAGCTGCTCGACATCGGCGTGCCGGTCAGCGGGCTCAAGTCGATGCGCTGTCCGCTCGCCCGCAACTTCTCGAACTGGGTGCGCTACGGCGTCGCGCCGGCGGCCAAGCAGATGCTGGGGAGCGATCTGGTCCGAATCGAAAGCTATGGCACGTTCAACTGCCGGCCGATCGCAGGAAGCGGCCGCCTGTCCGAGCATGGCCGCGCCAACGCGGTCGACATCGCCGTTTTCGTCCTGGCCGACGGGCGGCGGGTGAGCGTCCTCAACGGCTGGCAGGGGGCGGACGACCAGCGCCGCTTCCTGCGCACCGTGTTCAAGTCGGCCTGCCGCCGCTTCACCACCGCGCTTGGCCCCGAATACAACAGCGCGCATGCCAACCACTTCCACCTCGACATGGGCGGGCGCCCGCTCTGCCGCTGA
- a CDS encoding cupin domain-containing protein, translating into MTDADALIAALNLAPHPEGGWYRETWRASAASGERASATAILFLLKAGERSHWHRVDATELWLWHAGHPLALSRADSDARPAETLRLGSDILAGEHPQLRIEPGQWQAAYADRGWTLVSCVVSPGFDFAGFELARPGWAPGR; encoded by the coding sequence ATGACCGACGCGGACGCCCTGATCGCCGCATTGAACCTCGCGCCGCATCCAGAAGGCGGCTGGTACCGCGAGACCTGGCGCGCATCAGCGGCATCGGGCGAACGCGCGTCCGCAACCGCGATCCTGTTCCTGCTGAAGGCCGGCGAGCGGTCGCACTGGCACCGCGTCGATGCGACCGAGCTGTGGCTGTGGCACGCCGGCCATCCGCTCGCGCTCTCGCGGGCCGACAGCGATGCCCGCCCTGCCGAGACGCTGCGGCTCGGCTCCGACATCCTCGCCGGCGAACACCCACAGCTTCGGATCGAGCCCGGGCAGTGGCAGGCGGCGTATGCCGACCGCGGCTGGACGCTGGTCAGCTGCGTCGTCTCGCCCGGCTTCGACTTCGCCGGCTTCGAGCTCGCGCGGCCCGGCTGGGCGCCCGGCCGGTAA
- a CDS encoding CoA ester lyase, with protein sequence MRSMLFVPGDRPERFEKAIASGADALILDLEDSVVPDAKARAREAVAAFLQGRHPARIFVRVNPLGGEWVAADAEIARHADGVVLPKAEGAASVEALAALLGAEPPPILPIATETPRAVFALGDYGSVADRLAGLTWGAEDLPAAIGATNSRHEDGSYTDPYRMVRALTLFGAHAAGVAAIETVFPAIRDEAGLARYAAAGARDGFTGMMAIHPAQVAAINAAFTPSAEAIADAQRIVDAFAAAPGAGALQLDGRMVDAPHLKQAQALLARAG encoded by the coding sequence ATGAGGTCGATGCTGTTCGTCCCGGGCGACCGGCCCGAGCGGTTCGAAAAGGCGATCGCCTCGGGCGCCGACGCGTTGATCCTCGATCTGGAGGATTCGGTTGTGCCCGATGCCAAAGCACGGGCGCGAGAAGCCGTGGCGGCGTTCCTGCAAGGGCGGCATCCCGCCCGCATCTTCGTCCGCGTCAATCCGCTCGGCGGCGAATGGGTGGCGGCCGATGCCGAGATCGCGCGCCATGCCGATGGCGTGGTGCTGCCGAAAGCCGAGGGCGCCGCGAGTGTCGAGGCGCTGGCGGCACTGCTCGGGGCCGAGCCGCCGCCGATCCTGCCGATCGCGACGGAAACGCCGCGGGCGGTGTTCGCGCTCGGCGATTACGGCTCGGTCGCGGACCGGCTCGCGGGGCTGACCTGGGGCGCGGAGGATCTGCCCGCGGCGATCGGCGCGACGAACAGCCGACACGAGGATGGCAGCTACACCGATCCCTATCGCATGGTCCGCGCGCTGACGTTGTTCGGCGCGCACGCCGCCGGGGTGGCGGCGATCGAGACGGTGTTTCCGGCGATCAGGGACGAAGCGGGGCTGGCGCGCTATGCCGCGGCGGGCGCGCGCGACGGCTTCACCGGCATGATGGCGATCCATCCGGCCCAGGTCGCGGCGATCAACGCCGCCTTCACGCCGTCCGCCGAAGCGATCGCCGACGCTCAGCGGATCGTCGATGCGTTCGCCGCGGCGCCGGGGGCGGGCGCACTTCAGCTCGACGGCCGCATGGTCGACGCGCCGCACCTCAAGCAGGCGCAGGCGCTGCTCGCGCGCGCGGGCTGA
- a CDS encoding MaoC family dehydratase has protein sequence MAGRFFDEWQVGDRIEHEIRRTVTETDNLLFSTMTHNPQPLHLDAEAARASEFGRILVNGTFTFALMVGLSVGETTLGSLVANLGYDQLVMPAPVFIGDTLRATSEVTELRPSKSRPGQGIVTWRHEMLNQRDEVVCRCLRSALLKSRA, from the coding sequence ATGGCAGGACGTTTCTTCGACGAATGGCAGGTGGGCGATCGGATCGAGCATGAGATCCGTCGCACCGTGACCGAGACCGACAATCTCCTGTTCTCCACCATGACCCACAATCCGCAGCCGCTGCATCTGGACGCGGAGGCGGCGAGGGCGTCGGAGTTCGGGCGCATCCTCGTCAACGGCACCTTCACCTTCGCGCTGATGGTGGGGCTGAGCGTCGGCGAGACGACGCTCGGCAGCCTGGTCGCCAATCTCGGCTACGACCAGCTCGTCATGCCCGCGCCGGTGTTCATCGGCGACACGCTGCGCGCGACGAGCGAGGTGACCGAGCTTCGCCCGTCGAAGTCGCGGCCGGGGCAGGGGATCGTCACCTGGCGGCATGAGATGCTCAACCAGCGGGACGAGGTCGTCTGCCGCTGCCTGCGGTCGGCACTCCTGAAGTCGCGCGCATGA
- a CDS encoding acetyl/propionyl/methylcrotonyl-CoA carboxylase subunit alpha, whose protein sequence is MIRSLLIANRGEIACRIIRTARAMGIRTVAVYSDADAGALHAAQADEAVHIGPSPARESYLVGEKIIAAAKATGAEAIHPGYGFLSENAEFAEAVAAAGLIWVGATPHSIRAMGLKDAAKTLMAEAGVPVTPGYLGADQSPERLKAEADAIGYPVLIKAVAGGGGKGMRRVDASADFLDALASCQREAAASFGDDRVLIEKYVLSPRHIEVQVFGDTHGNVVHLFERDCSLQRRHQKVIEEAPAPGMDEATRQAICAAAVRAAKAVDYVGAGTIEFIADASEGLSADRIWFMEMNTRLQVEHPVTEEITGVDLVEWQLRVASGEPLPKRQDELSIDGHAIEARLYAENPASGFLPSTGALSVLDLPHGALRVETGVVEGDAVTPFYDPMIAKLVVHAADREAAIELLADEVEGVGVWPVATNAGFIVRALRHPGFGSGAIDTGFIAAHLDDLLPASEPSEAVWTAAAHTLAWAESDITASGGAWAEIGPIRLNAAPRSRLTVATGTTHRDVDLLAGEPETAGRLVDDTLVIVEAGSAFAFTRWRAGGTGAGAAADGAILAPMPGRVLSVEVAAGDAVTKGQKLLTLEAMKMEHTLTAPFAGTVAELNAVAGGQVQVEALLARIERAEP, encoded by the coding sequence ATGATCCGCTCCCTCCTCATCGCCAATCGCGGCGAGATCGCGTGCCGCATCATCCGCACCGCACGCGCGATGGGCATCCGCACCGTCGCGGTTTATTCCGACGCCGACGCCGGCGCGCTGCACGCCGCCCAAGCCGACGAGGCGGTGCATATCGGCCCCTCGCCGGCGCGCGAAAGCTATCTTGTCGGTGAGAAGATCATCGCCGCGGCCAAGGCGACCGGCGCTGAGGCGATCCATCCAGGCTACGGCTTCCTGTCCGAAAATGCCGAGTTCGCCGAGGCGGTGGCCGCCGCGGGGCTGATCTGGGTTGGCGCCACGCCGCATTCGATCCGGGCGATGGGCCTCAAGGATGCGGCCAAGACGCTGATGGCAGAGGCGGGCGTGCCGGTGACGCCCGGCTATCTGGGCGCGGACCAGTCGCCCGAACGGCTGAAGGCGGAGGCCGATGCGATCGGCTATCCCGTGCTCATCAAGGCGGTGGCGGGCGGCGGCGGTAAGGGAATGCGCCGCGTCGATGCATCGGCGGACTTCCTCGACGCGCTCGCCTCCTGCCAGCGCGAGGCGGCGGCGAGCTTTGGCGACGATCGCGTGCTGATCGAGAAATACGTTCTGTCGCCCCGGCATATCGAGGTGCAGGTGTTCGGCGACACGCACGGCAACGTCGTTCACCTGTTCGAGCGCGACTGCTCGCTCCAGCGCCGCCACCAGAAGGTGATCGAGGAAGCGCCCGCGCCCGGCATGGACGAGGCGACGCGGCAGGCGATCTGCGCCGCCGCCGTGCGCGCGGCAAAGGCGGTCGACTATGTCGGCGCGGGCACGATCGAGTTCATCGCCGATGCGAGCGAAGGCCTGTCCGCCGACCGCATCTGGTTCATGGAAATGAACACCCGCCTCCAGGTCGAGCATCCGGTGACCGAGGAGATCACCGGCGTCGACCTGGTCGAGTGGCAGCTGCGCGTGGCATCGGGCGAACCGCTGCCCAAGCGGCAGGACGAGCTGTCGATCGACGGGCATGCGATCGAGGCGCGGCTCTATGCGGAGAACCCGGCCAGCGGCTTCCTTCCCTCGACGGGCGCGCTCTCGGTCCTCGACCTGCCGCACGGCGCGTTGCGCGTCGAAACGGGGGTGGTCGAGGGCGATGCGGTGACGCCGTTCTACGATCCGATGATCGCCAAGCTGGTCGTCCATGCGGCCGATCGCGAGGCGGCGATCGAGCTGCTTGCCGACGAGGTCGAGGGCGTCGGCGTCTGGCCGGTCGCAACCAATGCCGGCTTCATCGTCCGCGCGCTGCGCCATCCGGGCTTCGGATCGGGTGCCATCGACACCGGGTTCATCGCCGCGCATCTCGACGATCTGCTCCCCGCCAGCGAGCCCAGCGAGGCGGTGTGGACGGCGGCGGCGCACACGCTGGCTTGGGCCGAGAGCGATATCACGGCGTCGGGCGGCGCCTGGGCCGAGATCGGGCCGATCCGCCTGAACGCCGCTCCGCGCAGCCGACTGACCGTGGCGACCGGGACCACGCATCGCGACGTCGACCTGCTTGCGGGCGAGCCGGAGACGGCGGGCCGGCTGGTCGACGACACACTCGTCATCGTCGAGGCGGGGAGCGCGTTCGCCTTCACCCGCTGGCGGGCGGGCGGGACCGGCGCCGGCGCGGCTGCCGATGGTGCGATCCTCGCGCCGATGCCCGGCCGCGTGCTGTCGGTCGAGGTGGCGGCGGGCGATGCCGTGACCAAGGGCCAGAAGCTGCTGACGCTCGAGGCGATGAAGATGGAGCACACGCTGACCGCGCCGTTCGCCGGAACCGTGGCCGAGCTCAATGCGGTCGCGGGCGGGCAGGTGCAGGTCGAGGCGCTGCTCGCGCGGATCGAGCGGGCGGAACCCTAA
- a CDS encoding carboxyl transferase domain-containing protein — protein MTAPVLSTAVQPDSDTFRANAAHNRALAERLRADVAKAGLGGSETARAKHTARGKLLPRERVERLLDPGSPFLEIGQLAAFDLYDGEVPGAGVIAGIGRVSGRSVMIVANDATVKGGTYFPMTVKKHLRAQEIAEANRLPCIYLVDSGGANLPHQAEVFPDREHFGRIFFNQANMSAKGIAQIACVMGSCTAGGAYVPAMSDESVIVRNQGTIFLAGPPLVKAATGEEISAEDLGGGDLHGRRSGVVDHVAENDEHALTIVRDIVSTLPADLAHGLTLREPRAPKYAADELYGIVPQDVRAPYDVHEVIARLVDGSEFHEFKALYGSSLVCGFAHIWGMPVAILANNGVLFSESAVKGAHFIELACQRRVPLLFLQNISGFMVGGKYEAEGIAKHGAKLVTAVATASVPKLTVLIGGSFGAGNYGMCGRAYSPRFLFSWPNSRISVMGGEQAASVLATVHRDAAGWSPEEAEAFKAPIRQRYEDEGNPWHATSRLWDDGIVDPVQTRDVLGLALAASLNAPVPERPSFGVFRM, from the coding sequence TTGACCGCCCCCGTCCTCTCCACCGCCGTCCAGCCGGACAGCGACACCTTTCGTGCCAACGCCGCGCACAACCGCGCGCTGGCCGAGCGGCTCCGCGCCGACGTCGCCAAGGCCGGGCTTGGCGGCAGCGAGACGGCGCGAGCGAAGCATACGGCGCGCGGCAAGCTCCTTCCCCGCGAACGGGTGGAGCGCCTGCTCGACCCCGGATCGCCGTTCCTCGAGATCGGCCAGCTTGCCGCGTTCGACCTCTATGACGGCGAGGTGCCCGGCGCCGGCGTGATCGCCGGCATCGGCCGCGTGTCTGGCCGGTCGGTCATGATCGTCGCCAACGACGCGACGGTGAAGGGCGGCACCTACTTCCCAATGACGGTGAAGAAGCATCTGCGCGCGCAGGAGATCGCCGAGGCGAACCGGCTGCCGTGCATCTATCTGGTCGATTCGGGCGGAGCCAACCTGCCGCACCAGGCCGAGGTGTTCCCCGATCGCGAGCATTTCGGCCGGATCTTCTTCAACCAGGCGAACATGAGTGCCAAGGGCATCGCCCAGATCGCCTGCGTGATGGGCAGTTGCACCGCGGGCGGCGCCTATGTCCCCGCAATGAGCGACGAGAGTGTCATCGTCCGTAATCAGGGCACGATCTTCCTCGCCGGCCCGCCGCTGGTGAAGGCGGCGACGGGGGAGGAGATCAGCGCCGAGGATCTGGGCGGCGGCGACCTGCACGGCCGGCGATCGGGCGTGGTCGACCATGTCGCCGAGAATGACGAGCATGCGCTGACGATCGTCCGCGACATCGTCTCGACTTTGCCCGCCGATCTTGCCCACGGGTTGACGCTCCGCGAGCCGCGCGCGCCGAAATATGCCGCCGATGAGCTCTACGGTATCGTGCCGCAGGACGTGCGTGCGCCGTACGATGTGCACGAGGTGATCGCGCGGCTGGTCGATGGCAGCGAGTTCCACGAGTTCAAGGCGCTGTACGGGTCGAGCCTGGTCTGCGGCTTCGCGCATATCTGGGGCATGCCCGTCGCGATCCTCGCCAACAACGGCGTGCTGTTCAGCGAAAGTGCGGTCAAGGGCGCGCACTTCATCGAGCTCGCCTGCCAGCGGCGCGTGCCGCTCCTGTTCCTCCAGAACATCTCCGGCTTCATGGTCGGCGGCAAGTACGAGGCGGAGGGGATCGCCAAGCACGGCGCCAAGCTCGTCACCGCGGTCGCGACGGCGAGCGTGCCCAAGCTGACCGTGCTGATCGGCGGCAGCTTTGGCGCGGGCAATTACGGGATGTGCGGGCGCGCCTATTCCCCCCGCTTCCTGTTCAGCTGGCCCAATAGCCGGATCAGCGTGATGGGCGGCGAGCAGGCAGCCTCGGTCCTCGCCACCGTCCACCGCGATGCGGCCGGCTGGTCGCCGGAGGAGGCGGAGGCGTTCAAGGCGCCGATCCGCCAGCGATACGAGGACGAGGGTAATCCCTGGCACGCGACGTCGCGACTGTGGGACGACGGCATCGTCGATCCCGTGCAGACGCGCGACGTGCTCGGGCTGGCGCTGGCGGCAAGCCTCAACGCGCCGGTGCCGGAGCGGCCGTCGTTTGGCGTGTTCCGGATGTGA
- a CDS encoding acyl-CoA dehydrogenase family protein, translating to MTPDFDFALGESADMIRDVTQRFASDRIAPLAARIDAEDWFPRDELWAPMGELGLHGLTVAEADGGLGLGYLEHVVACEEVARASASIGLSYGAHSNLCVNQIARWANPEQKAKYLPKLISGEHVGSLAMSEAGAGSDVVSMKLKAAPVEGGWRLNGTKFWITNAAYADTLVVYAKTGEGSRGITTFLIGKDMPGFSIGQKIDKMGMRGSPTAELVFDDCFVPADNVMGPENGGVAVLMSGLDYERTVLAGIQLGLMQACLDVVLPYLRERKQFGQPIGSFQLMQAKVADMYVALNSARAYVYAVARSCDAGRTTRFDAAGAILLASENAFKVAGEAVQALGGAGYTKDWPVERFLRDAKLLDIGAGTNEIRRMLIGRELIGAPERVAQ from the coding sequence ATGACCCCCGATTTCGACTTCGCGCTCGGCGAAAGCGCCGACATGATCCGCGACGTGACGCAGCGCTTCGCGTCCGACCGCATCGCGCCGCTCGCTGCCCGCATCGATGCCGAGGACTGGTTCCCGCGCGACGAGCTGTGGGCGCCGATGGGCGAGCTCGGCCTGCACGGGCTGACCGTGGCGGAGGCAGATGGCGGGCTTGGGCTCGGCTATCTGGAGCATGTCGTCGCGTGCGAGGAAGTGGCGCGCGCCTCCGCCTCAATCGGGCTCAGCTATGGCGCGCATTCGAACCTGTGCGTCAACCAGATCGCGCGCTGGGCCAACCCGGAGCAGAAGGCCAAGTATCTGCCCAAGCTCATCTCCGGCGAGCATGTCGGGTCGCTGGCGATGTCGGAGGCGGGGGCCGGGTCCGACGTCGTCTCGATGAAGCTCAAGGCCGCCCCGGTCGAGGGCGGGTGGCGGCTCAACGGCACCAAATTCTGGATCACCAACGCGGCCTATGCCGACACGCTCGTCGTCTATGCCAAGACGGGCGAGGGGTCGCGCGGGATCACGACGTTCCTGATCGGGAAGGACATGCCCGGCTTCTCGATCGGGCAGAAGATCGACAAGATGGGGATGCGCGGCTCGCCGACCGCCGAGCTGGTGTTCGACGACTGCTTCGTGCCTGCCGACAATGTGATGGGGCCGGAGAATGGCGGCGTCGCGGTGCTGATGTCGGGCCTCGATTATGAGCGGACGGTGCTGGCGGGCATCCAGCTTGGGCTCATGCAGGCGTGCCTGGATGTCGTGCTGCCCTATCTTCGCGAACGCAAGCAGTTCGGTCAGCCGATCGGCAGCTTCCAGCTGATGCAGGCCAAGGTCGCCGACATGTATGTCGCGCTCAATTCGGCGCGCGCCTATGTCTATGCGGTGGCAAGGTCGTGCGATGCGGGGCGGACGACGCGCTTCGATGCGGCGGGCGCGATCCTGCTGGCGAGCGAGAATGCCTTCAAGGTCGCTGGCGAAGCGGTGCAGGCGCTGGGTGGGGCTGGCTATACCAAGGACTGGCCCGTCGAGCGGTTCCTGCGCGACGCCAAGCTGCTCGACATCGGTGCGGGGACCAACGAGATTCGGCGGATGCTGATCGGGCGCGAGCTGATCGGCGCGCCCGAGCGGGTGGCGCAGTGA
- a CDS encoding LysR family transcriptional regulator gives MIDRYLLRYFLGVVDHGNFSRAARAAGVSQPTLSAGIAKLERLVGAPVLERDSRRVELTPAGTRLLTHARRIEAEFAEAERAAADAAPARLVRIGIAPSLPVALVERAVAAARTAAPDERLELVEGTRRDLIARLDRRRLDAVVAPAEGTFTGELLFEEGYAVAMPAGHRLAARERVTADDLADETMLVRRHCEALAAVSRYFTDRGVRPFMAARTTNDEWALAHVRAGLGITVMPACFAGPGIAMAELAGFDRRRRVAMLVDPEGAARAGASRSYRAMRDALRT, from the coding sequence ATGATCGACCGCTATCTGCTGCGCTATTTTCTGGGCGTCGTCGATCATGGCAACTTCTCGCGCGCCGCCCGTGCGGCCGGCGTTTCGCAGCCGACGCTGTCGGCGGGCATCGCCAAGCTGGAACGGCTGGTCGGCGCGCCGGTGCTCGAACGCGACAGCCGCCGTGTCGAGCTGACGCCCGCGGGCACGCGCCTCCTCACCCACGCCCGCCGGATCGAGGCCGAGTTCGCCGAGGCCGAGCGCGCCGCCGCCGACGCCGCGCCCGCCCGTCTGGTGCGGATCGGCATCGCGCCGTCGCTGCCGGTGGCGCTGGTCGAGCGCGCGGTCGCCGCCGCCCGCACGGCCGCCCCGGACGAGCGGTTGGAACTGGTCGAGGGCACCCGCCGCGACCTCATCGCCCGGCTCGACCGCCGCCGCCTCGATGCCGTCGTCGCGCCCGCCGAAGGGACGTTCACCGGCGAACTGCTGTTCGAGGAGGGCTATGCCGTCGCGATGCCCGCCGGCCACCGCCTTGCAGCGCGCGAGCGCGTCACCGCCGACGACCTCGCCGACGAGACGATGCTGGTCCGCCGCCATTGCGAGGCGCTGGCCGCGGTCAGCCGCTACTTCACCGACCGCGGCGTCCGCCCCTTCATGGCCGCGCGCACGACCAACGACGAATGGGCGCTCGCGCATGTCCGCGCGGGGCTCGGCATCACGGTGATGCCCGCGTGCTTCGCAGGTCCCGGCATCGCGATGGCGGAGTTGGCCGGCTTCGACCGGCGGCGGCGCGTGGCGATGCTGGTGGACCCGGAAGGCGCAGCCAGGGCGGGCGCGTCGCGGAGTTATCGGGCGATGCGGGATGCGTTGCGAACCTGA
- a CDS encoding 4a-hydroxytetrahydrobiopterin dehydratase translates to MIEPLSEAERVEALEDLPDWDHDEGRDAITRSFAFVDFSEAFGFMTRVALLAEKADHHPEWSNVYNRVEILLTTHDAGGLSARDIDLAQAIDALVD, encoded by the coding sequence ATGATCGAGCCGTTGAGCGAAGCCGAGCGCGTCGAGGCGCTGGAGGACCTGCCCGACTGGGACCATGACGAGGGCCGCGACGCGATCACGCGCAGCTTCGCCTTCGTCGACTTCTCGGAGGCGTTCGGGTTCATGACGCGGGTGGCGCTCCTGGCCGAGAAGGCGGACCATCATCCCGAATGGTCGAATGTGTATAACCGTGTGGAAATCCTGTTGACGACGCACGACGCCGGCGGACTATCGGCTCGCGACATCGACCTGGCGCAGGCGATCGACGCGCTGGTGGATTGA
- a CDS encoding metallopeptidase family protein: MAEPAPACQVAPDAAAIETLARAALARIPAPFAEHLAGVVLIVEDYADEAVLDDLGIEDPIELTGIYHGRPIGEKSSFDSGALPDRIHLYRLPILWEWIEAGVALDALVHHVVVHEVGHHFGLSDDDMHALEAAAG, from the coding sequence ATGGCCGAACCCGCCCCCGCTTGCCAAGTCGCCCCCGACGCCGCCGCGATCGAGACGCTCGCCCGCGCCGCGCTCGCGCGCATTCCCGCGCCATTTGCCGAGCATCTTGCCGGCGTCGTGCTGATCGTCGAGGACTATGCCGACGAAGCGGTGCTGGACGATCTCGGTATCGAGGATCCGATCGAGCTGACCGGCATCTATCACGGCCGTCCGATCGGCGAAAAATCGAGCTTCGATTCGGGCGCGTTGCCCGACCGCATCCACCTCTATCGCCTGCCGATCCTGTGGGAGTGGATCGAAGCCGGCGTCGCGCTCGACGCGCTGGTGCATCATGTCGTGGTGCACGAGGTCGGGCATCATTTCGGCCTGTCCGATGACGACATGCACGCGCTCGAAGCCGCTGCCGGGTGA